The Castanea sativa cultivar Marrone di Chiusa Pesio chromosome 11, ASM4071231v1 genome contains a region encoding:
- the LOC142616181 gene encoding uncharacterized protein LOC142616181, whose translation MVFLKVAPMKGVMRFGKKGKLSPRFVGLFEILKRIGKVANELALPPTLAGVHNVLHVSMLRKYIPDLSHVLSYEPLKIKDNLTYEDVPIQIFDCKEQVLCTKTI comes from the coding sequence ATGGTATTTTTGAAAGTCGCCCCAATGAAGGGTGTGATGAGATTTGGGAAGAAAGGGAAGTTAAGTCCCAGATTTGTTGGTCTTTTTGAGATCCTAAAACGCATTGGTAAAGTTGCCAACGAGTTGGCCTTACCGCCTACACTTGCCGGAGTGCATAATGTGTTACATGTTTccatgctaaggaagtataTCCCGGACCTTTCACATGTTTTGAGCTATGAACCACTCAAGATCAAAGACAACTTGACTTATGAGGATGTTCCAATCCAAATTTTTGATTGCAAGGAACAAGTGCTATGCACCAAGACCATATAA